From a region of the Kwoniella mangroviensis CBS 8507 chromosome 1 map unlocalized Ctg01, whole genome shotgun sequence genome:
- a CDS encoding ubiquitin-like protein ATG12: MSIPTPDLLSPAIQPPSAETMMANSIVTQPTALEALEHYKKKDASKVVVRFKAIGSAPIMKNNVFKATAGHKFQAVILFLRQQLGMKKEEALFTYINAAFAPAPDDTVGNLYKCFGTEGHLIVNYSNTQAWG; encoded by the exons ATGTCAATACCCACACCGGATCTACTCTCACCTGCTATCCAACCTCCTTCAGCAG AAACGATGATGGCCAACTCCATCGTCACTCAGCCCACAGCTTTGGAGGCATTAGAGCAttacaagaagaaagatgcgTCAAAGG TCGTCGTCCGATTCAAAGCGATAGGTTCAGCTCCGATAATGAAGAACAACGTGTTCAAAGCTACTGCAGGACATAAATTCCAAGCTGTCATACTGTTTCTGAGACAGCAGTTGGgcatgaagaaggaagaggcCTTG TTCACGTACATCAACGCCGCCTTCGCTCCGGCACCGGACGATACAGTAGGAAACCTCTATAAATGTTTCGGGACGGAGGGTCATCTGATAGTGAACtatag TAATACCCAAGCTTGGGGATAA